The Puntigrus tetrazona isolate hp1 chromosome 3, ASM1883169v1, whole genome shotgun sequence nucleotide sequence AATGTGAACTCAGTGATAATATAACACAGCTCAGGCAGCCTATGAccaatgaagaagaaaaaacagtttCTCAAGAGAAGGTTACATCAGAATCCAACTGTGGACAAAATGTGAGCCAACAAAAAGTGTGTATTTCAAAAGATGTGACACAGACAATCTTACACGAAGGACACCCAGAGAGGGAACATGTGGTTAGAGGATGGAAGCGTGGCGGTCGTGGCTCTGGACGACATCATGGACACTGGCAGGAGAGGAACTTCAAGGGACCCAGTCACTGGGATACTTCTGGAAGCATTGGCCACCGTGGAGGAGGACACAGAGCCAGAGAGGGAGGGGCTGGGCATCATCACAGAGGGGGCGGGGCTCATAGAGGTGGTGGGAGGGGATTGCATCAGAGAGTGGAAAAAGAATTTAGGAAAGAGGGAGTACTCTGACAGTGGGAGAGGGGAGGAGCAGGCATAGAAACAAGCATACCTCCCAGTTTTACCAGCTGTACCGTCATTATGTCAGTGTCTGTAATAAAATTCTCCGCAAGCAGTAAACTGACCCatgtttttcctttctctctttggTTCGTCATTGTTGTTAGTGAAAATAAAGGAGTAGACATGGCAATTAGAAAGGAGTCTGACCACTGAGGAACTTCGATGATGTTTAAATTTTACCATAGCGATTGTGATAATGTCAACAATCCATAAATCAGAACTCAAGAAGATAGTTAGTTCTTTCTGCTGCATATTAAATAAGATGATAAATAGGACATACAAATAAGATATAAATACGTAAgtggtatataaataattaaaatgttaacaaacctatcaaaataaatgcataatgttgttttgtttaaatacgttatataaaataaaagtaaaaaatgaaacAGTGGCGCTACTACCCAAAACTGACAGGCCGGGACTGAAATCGTAGTACTGCGCGTGCGCGAGTGAACGCGGCGTGCGCAATGTTTTCAAATGGACAAAGATGTCTGGCGTAGCGATGTCGTTGTCCAATAATCGCCACGCAAACATGAACAATTCGTACGATAACTGCGGTTCAGAAGAGCGAATGGATGTTGAAATAGACGCTGGTCACGCTGGAACCGACCGGGGAAGCTTGGAGACGGGAACAAGAGCGACATGTTCTTCAAACGGCAGTGGCGGGGAAGAGGATGAGGTAGAGGCCGCTATTCGAGAAAGAGAAGCCGCGGGCTCGAGTACTCCGCCCTCCGCGGATGGAGTGTCGCTCGGCGGCGGCAGAGAGCAGGAGGTGTCAGTAGAAATCGGCGAGACTTATCTGTGTCAGCGTGCGGACAAAACATGGCGTAAGTTCGTAAATGAAAATGCTTATAACGACATTATTTCAGAAATGCTTAATTTGCCATTTGTGGTTCTGTATTACTTTtgtattatcatttattcattattgttATGAAAGGCATGCTGATCGAGGAATGCATAAGCCACAGCCAATGCAAACCCGAAAAGTGCATGCGCATACTCTTTacttattaatttgttttctgcttttctttcagATTCAGCAGAAGTTATTCAGTCCAGGCTCAATGAGCAGGAAGGCAGAGAAGAGTTTTATGTCCACTATGTAGGATGTGAGTGGAACTGCGTGACCATGCATAGCTGACACAAATACTTTACAGGTTTGTGTAATACAGATTCACTGAGCACAAGCactcttttgtcttttgcagTTAACAGACGTTTAGATGAGTGGGTTGGAAAGGCTCGTTTGGCACTGACAAAGACTGTGAAAGATGCAGTGAGAAAGAGTGTGGAGGAAGGTGGTGGAGGTGAACTTGTGGACCAGCCAGAAAGGAAGATCACCCGAAACCAGAAGCGTAAACATGACGAGATCAACCACGTTCAGAAGGTACCTGTCATCGCATTTCTGCACATCAAAATGACACCGTGTTGATCAGTGTTTTGTCTGTGGGCCATATCAGTCTGATAGCAATATgtgtaattatttcatttcGTATTTTTAGACTTATGCAGAGATGGACCCCACCACAGCAGCCCTGGAGAAAGAGCATGAGGCGGTAAGAGGGGCCAACATTTGCATAACACtctaaaaaatgcattatcacAGTTCTTctgtaaaacattataaatatcaataacaaaatattttttctcttttattttcagatcacaaaagtaaaatatgtgGACAAGATCCAGATCGGGAACTTTGAGATTGATGCATGGTACTTCTCTCCGTTCCCTGAGGACTATGGGAAACAGCCCAAGCTTTGGATCTGTGAATACTGCCTGAAGTATATGAAGTATGAGAAGACATTCAGATACCACCTGGTCAGTTCCCACAATGGTTTTGTTGTTTGGATTTACACAGTAATATTAGTTATTAAACCTTAGGGGGTGCTATACATCTGTGCTATAGAATCCAGCCCTTGATGACAGATCCTGCCAGAAAATATTAGTTAGTCCAGTAACAGAACAACTAGTCAGCAGATGTTGATACCCAAAAATGAGTGTTAAACAGTTCTTTGTGAGTCAAGAGGTTGACAGAGAAAAGCcagagaagagcagaagcaGAAGACCAAGTTTGTTTATTGAACAGTCCTTGTCTGACCAGCAAAAGTTCAACATGTATTGTATCAAAACTGCTTCACAGCAATGTCTCACAGCATGGTTAATGTACCTATTTAATGTAGTCCCGTTAATGCACTTCTTTTTTATGATGTGTAAAAgtgaaattgtgttttactgATGTACTAATAGACATTAATTCAGGCATTTAACCAAGAGCCCATTCAAAAACCTCACTGATGTCAGGACAATGGAGCTGGAAATTCTGTCTTGTTTGGGTTTTCGGCTAATTCCTGTAGCGCTTTTTACAAGCATCTGTTTTTAGATCAGTGTTGTTAGTTGtcggcagttttttttttttttttttttacttgtgtgGTTAGTTTTTTAGCAGTACTGcctttaatgttaatgttcttGTTGAATTTATACTgtcttttgttttcctgtttctTTGTTCCTCAATGGCTCCTATTTCAGTCACAATGTCAGTGGCGTCAGCCTCCAGGAAAAGAGATTTATCGCAGAAACAATATCTCAGTATATGAGGTTGATGGGAAGGACCA carries:
- the kat8 gene encoding histone acetyltransferase KAT8; the encoded protein is MSGVAMSLSNNRHANMNNSYDNCGSEERMDVEIDAGHAGTDRGSLETGTRATCSSNGSGGEEDEVEAAIREREAAGSSTPPSADGVSLGGGREQEVSVEIGETYLCQRADKTWHSAEVIQSRLNEQEGREEFYVHYVGFNRRLDEWVGKARLALTKTVKDAVRKSVEEGGGGELVDQPERKITRNQKRKHDEINHVQKTYAEMDPTTAALEKEHEAITKVKYVDKIQIGNFEIDAWYFSPFPEDYGKQPKLWICEYCLKYMKYEKTFRYHLSQCQWRQPPGKEIYRRNNISVYEVDGKDHKIYCQNLCLLAKLFLDHKTLYFDVEPFIFYILTEVNKQGAHIVGYFSKEKESPDGNNVACILTLPPYQRRGYGKFLIAFSYELSKLESTVGSPEKPLSDLGKLSYRSYWSWVLLEILRDFRGTLSIKDLSQMTSITQSDIISTLQSLNMVKYWKGQHVICVTPKLVEEHLKSAQYKKPPITVDTHCLKWAPPKHKQAKFSKK